The nucleotide window taaaaaaaccctgaccagtatttttcccttttgagtaagaggactctcctttcacaaatttaggagaagtatacttttgtttaggaggaacatttttatcattgCCCAACACGAATCTGTCACCACATTTtttagatccagataaaagtttttctaactttggatctccttgggcatacctccatgtatcctttaaactcagaagagaagatacttcatttttaagtctctcacttttagatttcagattttcaatcagggaggttttgaattctaaatcacattttaatttttcaaaacaatctgaaatttgaaatttttctaaaacaagagattcaaaacattctttgagtttaaaaaacttttctttttaaagtttaagtttgacagcaattttatcactttccttgtatagagtattataagcatcttgaagatcatcttcattttcataatcactattcagattttcttcgctagttgaatcatcatgatctaaaaaagtgaatttagctagagtcataaaggctttaacttcactgcccgactaggtttcagaatcttctgattcagaagaagcttcagaatcagatgattcatcccaagtagccaacatacccttctttttgggtttatcctttttaggacacttgtttgctaaatgcccatattcttggcaattgtaacattgactatctttcaaagacttccaagttttagatttgggttttgatcttttcttatcatttgatttttgaaaatcaaccctctttttactcttgaaaatcttataaaactttttcgctaaaagagctatatcatcttcagaatcagagttgtctttagaagatttaagagcgatagatttacttttaggagctttaaaatttaactcatatgtttgtaaagaaccaattagttcttctaccctcatattgtccgtatcacgaagttcctggatcgcggttaccttagagtcgaaccgttcaggaagtgagcatagtatctttgcacacactttactttctgggattttatcgccaatacctgacattgagtttacaatgtcatttaatctagtgtaaaaatccataaacatttcattttccttcatatgaatttcttcaaatttggttgtggggagttggactttagattttttgacaattgtagtaccctcgtgtgtcatttctaatatatcccaggcttgctttgcagtatcataggaaatgattcttttgaactcatccagtgatagtacgcaagtgattgcatttagtgcttttgcattggcactactctcatttttctaaagggtggtccatgagaaatatggtgttactctcattgattttaagccatcaataccagtcacttcagtggtaggtgggttccattcagtcactgtggcttgccatacactctcatccattgatttaaggaagatcctcatcctggctttccaatacgcatagttggagccatgaaagggtggaggcctagtgactgataggctatcaaaatttgacatcttatatatagcttagatgttagctcaggaattaaatccaaataaaaagcaataagagcgagctattaggctctgataccacttgaaatggcctagctatatgtcctaaaggggagggtgaataggacaatgccaaaataaaactttaacagcggaataaagaaagatagatagccaaataaactaaatcaaatcacaatgctgaaataaaagcaaccttaccaaacaagtattgagaggttaatacgaattcagttctaaggacaaccttacaccataaaaaccaagggtttatggcaggacaaccttatttctaaaacgtctttgtatcaaaaactcaaactgaagaggaataaataaatagcaaggaattgaaataaattgcaggaatttaaaactaaattattacaacattcacatccacacatacattccacaaatcaaaatgaaaagagatataaaacttaagcaagcatttaaaccataagacaaagagttatagtggttcgtctgtgtgtacaccaactgttcaacaacaggcacacagcgctactccactcctaatatactcacacaggggatattagcgttcactatcaaagataggttttccaggttcgccaaaaaccttcacaattgtgtttttctctgtgggcttacacaattaaaaaacccctcttctgagttttcctagctctcctcagataaccaatacaatgagatctttctggcaaattccaaaagaaaaaccaaatgaaagtaaattacataaacataaaaaacctgactttctccttcattgtagcggcccagaagaaccaagttggagtagagatttgaatgtcaaagttcaatgtccaatactcactttataatggttttaggttctaatagattttaaattaaaccaaattaggcgtagctctatttgattttgattccaagaagacagaatacagcagttccacttttcaaataagattggaatataggaacaaaatcaaataaggaaagctaaagaaagagaatattaaatatgcacacttagcttaaaatggagcacagagttatctctcagaaggctaaattaaattaactttaatttcatgttttattttgagattcgtgctctatttataggtgaacaaatcacatcttcgactagtctaaagaactctacgactggtcgtagaaccaacagatatttgaaactTCGGGGGCGATAAGATCTGACGGTTTCATGACTGGTTATAGGTGGTCTACAACTGGTCataggtccccttcgactggtcgtaggtttcacatgactagtcgaagatagCTAATCTTCAACgatgtacattgagtcgtagctctacgacaggtcgaagaaatagtcgacactgttcatacgactagtcgaacaaaccctaagactagtcgaagccaaacagaaaatatctgaattttgtaacaaccttacgactgatctaggaaattcttagacaggttgaagcagtgctaggactagtcgaacagagtccagaactagtcttagaacagcctaaactcacatatataaaacatatgaattatgtatgcagaatgacctactctaaaggtcaacctaaggttagtcatacctcaatagtgaagtaaggacattgaaacttagagacaagagacctttgaaagtagcaaggcttgaagtcttgatggagctcaaacttgcaagcttcttgagatcttaacgttgaacttgaaagcttcttgagattcttgacttgtgaacagtgtttgtcaaacaaagttgatcttgagcagagcattgttcttcacagatgcaagcttcataacagtgtcttttgcaccacaaatttgacaacaaaaagggctataaactatagcacttacggggtttagatggatgtgaatatgaatatgatgaaatatattatataacaagtgtatatcaggaagaatatgatgaaatatattgtaacagatgcatatcaggaattttgtgctggaatattggaaaaaaaaaaaaacagagacttTACATACGAAATATTTcgcaggtaaaagtctcatccatgttttttacctacaaaaattttcttaggtaaaagtctcctctacgttttttagctatgaaaatgttCGTAAGTAAAAGTATAGTGAAATATTTTACCAACAAAACAAATTGTCGGTAAAAACTAAGAAACAAATTGTCGGCAAAAGTTTTTTACTtagtttttaccgacgaacatattcgtcggtaaaagttttgtaaatatttttacctacaaaacttttcgtagggaaaagttttttacttattttttaccaatgaaactattcgtcggtaaaagttttttaaatatttttacctacgaaaaaactcgtcggtaaaagttttctaaatatttttacctatgaaaaaactcgtcggtaaaagtttttaattattttttaccgacgaaacaattcgtcagtaaaagttttctaaatatttttacctacaaaaaaaaatcattggtaaaagtgttttacttattttttaccaacgaaaaaattcgtcggtaaaagttttttacttattttttacagacaaaaaaattcgtcggtaaaaatcatCCCATTGCCAACAATGCAAATTTTTGTCAGTAAAGGCCTTTTCCCTCAGGCTTTTACCGAAgaatttaccgatgaaaatttttgtcgataAAACTTTTTCCCCACGAAAAGataacttttagcgacaaaaattttggttggtaaaagtgggttttcttgtagtgggatgaaagttatactcgaactaaaactaattatttatagtaaaaataaaaataaataagactTTTGACCATTAATacaatggaatcttgcaaatccaacCTGGGCAATCAGGTGcgcaggttggttggcttaaaTAATTTCTCCTagctaaaattatatataatatgtccAAAAACTGATTCTAATTTATGAGATACAAAGATCTAAGGTCCTGACCGTCCGAATCATTTTCACTTCCGATATGGGCTCCTGGGTCCATCTTTGACATGAAAGTGTgtatgacccgctctacattattTGGCGACCCCTCACTAAGTGGAAAACCCCTGGCAGGAAATTTTTTGCTCTCGGTGTTGGTTGACTCTGACCGGTAGTGCCATGTTTCATGGTAACATTGACTGAACTGAAGATACTGCAAGAGCTATACCATAGAATAGAAAATATAATTGACGGTGAAATCCTGACCCTTCAACTGATGGCATGCAATCGGATGGTTAAATTGATGGcaagtgttgatgcaaaaatctggttcaccctcgccGAGCTCCGAGCACTCACTCCGAGCCCTATAAGCcaccacaagagaaggacaaaggagaccctagctagagcaggggaccctccgatgccaaagttaggctaggaatctaggtctaagtagtgtgggtaggttttgggtgagagatatTGCATACCTTCCAATGTAGATGTGACTCTTATCTATAGTAAAGATAGGACAGTGTGGTCCATAATTCCAGGCACAATTTCATCCATTACACGAGATGTCAGGGAGTAATGGATGCCGACAGTTACGTAAGAATCACGTCGTGGGTGGTTACTCCTATCATGTGTTACTGGGAGAGAATTCGTACCTAACTGATCTGACCGATCCGAGCTGGCCGaggccgagccgagctgaccTGCAAAGGCCGACCTGACTTGCCGAGGCCGAGCTTACCTGTCGAGGCTGAGCTGACCTGATCGAGGCCGAGTTGAGCTGTCGAGGCCGAGCTGGTTTTGGCCGACATCTCTACCTTGTCTATTAAGGAGCTCATTAGTCATGATCGGCGTTGGCAAACCTCATGTCTCGCTGAGATGTCCGAGTCGACCTTTTCTCTtcagtcagtccatttttacccataacagtaagcccctACTTTCAAGCTCGCGTTGCGAGCTTGGAAAGTAAGTTGGTTTTGCTGAAGTCAAACATTTTAGCCGAGTAGCAGCGTTGGAGTGAGCTCTTCTTTCTCAGTTGATTTTGTCATTTGCTTTTGTTGAACATGTGGGTTAGCTGCAATGACCCCTTCATGAGAAGCCGAGAAGTTTACTTAGGAGGATCATTTTCTCTTGCACTAAGAGATCTTCATTGTAGATCACGCGATCCGAGTAGCGTTACCAATTAGTGgtctgacctcttctttaagagTTGGACGACTGGTGAGGACTGTTTTTCCCTTACACTAAGAGAAGTCCTCAATAGTTCGTGTAGCTCAGATTATaaaaaaagagattttcttcCCAATTTGGAGAAACTCTTCCATAGTAGAATTCATAATAGATgacttttttcccttttaaaaagggAGGTCACCCTTGTCGAGTAGGTCAATCAGTCAACGCGCACCTGGTCGAAGGGCCTCTTGAGTCCCTGGGAGTAGTAAACCTTCATGCATTTAGCATCCCATGGGTAGCCCCCCATGTCTTCCAGTCGATACGTCGCTCAATATTTGATGTCGAGGTTGGAATTGGCCGATGAGCCTTATTGTTGAGGTTAGCTGCTGAGGCCGAGCTGACATGTTCAGGCTGAGCTGACCTAATCGAGGCCAAGCTAAGCTGACCGAGGTTGAGCAGAGCTGCCGAAGCCGAGTGGACTTGTTGAGACCGAGTTGAGTTGACCTAATGAGGACGATCTGCTCCGCCGAGGCTAAGTTGAACTGTCGAGGCCGAGCTGACCTGATTGAGGCCGAGCTGTCATGCCAAGGCCGAACTGATATGCCGAGGTTGAGCTAACCTGTCAAGGTTGAGCGGGCCTATTGAGGTCAAGCTAAGCTGCCGTATCGAGTCCAAACTGACATGCCGAGGGCTAACTGACATGCCGATGCCGAGCTGACCTGTCAAGGCTGAGCGGGCCTATTGAGGCCAAGCTGAACTGTTGAGGCCGAGTTGACCTGACTGAGGTAGAGCTGACCTGCCAAGGCCAAACTGACCTGTTGAGGCCGAGTTGACTTGATGAGGCCAAGCTGCTCTACTAAGGCCAAGATGAATTGTCGAGGCTAAGCTGACCTAACTGAGGCCGAGCTACGCTGACCGAGGTAGACCAGACCTGTTGAGGCAGAGCTGCTCCGCTGAGGCCAAGTTGAACTGTCGAGGCCAAGCTGAGCTGACCGAGGCCGAACTAACTTATTGAGGTCGAGCTTCTCTATTGAGGCCAAGATAGCCTGCTGAGGCTAAGTTGAGCTGACATGTCGAGGCCAAACTAACATGCCAAGGTCGATCTAACCCTTAAAGACTGAGTGGGCCTGTTGAGGCCAAGCTGAACTGTCAAGGCGAAGCTGACCTGACTGAGGCCGAGCTGACCTGTCGAGGCTGAACTGACCTTTGGAGGCCGAGTTGACCTGATGAGGCCGAGCTTCTCTTCCGAGGCCAAGCTGAACTGTCGAGGCTGAGCTGACCTGACTGAGGCTAAGCTGCGTTAACGAAGGTCGACTAGACCTGTTAAGACTGAGCGGGCCTGTTGAGGCCGAGTTGACTTGATGAGGCCGAGCTACTCCGCCGAGGCCAAGTTGAACTGTCGAGGCCAAGCCGAGCTGACCGAGGCCGAACCAACCTGTTGAGGTCGAGCTgctctgctgaggccaaaatgaCCTACTGAGGCTAAGCTGAGCTGACATGCCGAGGCCAAGCTAACCCTCAAAGACTGAGCGGGCCTGTTAAAGCCAAGCTGAATTGTCGAGGCTGAGCTGACCTGACTGAGGACAAGCTGACCTACCGAGGCCGAACTGACCTGTTGAGGTCGAGCGGGCTTATTGAGGCTGAGTTGACCTAATGAGGCCGAGCTGCTCTGTCGAGGCCAAGCTTGCTTGTTGAGGGTGAGTTGAGCTGACATGTCGAGACTGAATTGAACTGACCAAGGCCGAGCTAACCTGTTGAGGTCGAGTAGGCCTGTTAAGGCCGAGTTGACCCAATGAGACCAAGCTGCTCTGCCGAGGCCAAGCTGGCTTGCTAAGGGTGAGCTTAACTAACATGTCgagatcgagttgagttgactgaGGCTGTGCTGATCTGTTAAAGCCGAGTTGACCTAATGAGGCCAAGCTACTCTACCGAGGCCAATCTGAACTGTTAAGGCCGAGCTGACCTGACTGAGGCCAAGCTTACCTCCCAAGGCCGAACTGACATGCCGAGGCCAACCTATCCTGTCGAGGTTGAGCGGGCCTGTGAGGCCAAGCTGAGCTGTTGAGTAAGAGCTCTAACTTAGTTACAACAAATAATTCTGAAAGAGCTCTGGCTTGGCCGTAGCAAATGCTCCGACTTGGCCGAGCTGAGCTGTTGAGGAAGAGCTCTGACTTGACTGCAGCAAATGCTTCAGGAAGAGCTCTCGCTAGTCTGCAACAATAACATCTAGAGCTTTTTTCTTTGCTTTCGCCATTGTGGTTTTTTGGTAGAGCAAGAACGGTCTTTTATTCCATTTCCTACAGACAATGCCAAaatattgatgcaaaaatctggttcaccctcgccAATATCCGAGCACTCACTCCGAGCCCTATAAGCCTGCACaaaagaaggacaaaggagaccctgaatAGAGCGGGGGACcttccaatgccaaagtcaggctaggaatctgggtctaagtactGTGGGTAGGTTTCGGGGAGAGATATTGTGTACCTTCCAATGTAGATgcgactcttatttatagtgaagatAGGACAGTATGGTCTGTAATTCCAAGCACAATTTAAGCCATTACAAGAGATGTCAAGTAGTGATGGATGTCGGCAGTTATGTAAGAATCACATCATGGGCAGTTACTCCTATCGTGTGTTACTGGGAGAGAATCTCGTACCCAACTGATCTGGTCGAGCCGAGCTGACCTGCCAAGGCCAAGCTTATCTGTCGAGGCTGAGCTGACCTGACCGAGGCCGAGATGGTTTTGGCCGACATCTCTACCTTGGCAGCTATTGAGGAGCTCATTAGTCATGGCCGGCGTTGGCCAACCTCATGTCCAAATGAGATGTCCGAGTCGACCTCTTCTCTTtaatcagtccatttttacccataacaacaaGAAAATAGATTGTTGagaaaaacaaatacatcattggtCCAAATTCAATTGAACCATGGCGAAAAATTGAAGGATAGCATTTTGAATATGTGAGATTTCATCCGACGGGGTGGACTACCaatccatgggtcccacttgtacgaATCGAGATTCGAGACGCGAGAATAatctctcatgccctaaaatgatacaaatggatgaatggtgtcgaTAGAAaacatacatcgcggtggagCCCGCATAATTTAGTGACGTGACTTCAAAAGCGAAGCGTCCTccttaacctgtcagtagctaatctgcgttgACGTGATGCCACACGTCTACCAGGAAGGCGGATTACGCGAGAagccggcctcacccaagacggtgcggcccttacggcGGGGTTAccgaggggcccaccttgattcatgtattatgtatccacgctgGCCATCCGCATTTTCAGTTGATTTCAGggaattataccaaaaatgaagctgatctaaccatcgggtggaccataccataagaaacagtgatgattgaccgtCATgtaattaaaaacttattggaagCATCTTAATGTTTCCGTAGTTTGTTTTTACCATCtagtctgttgataaggtcaaataatcatggatgaagggaaaaataaatatctgcttgatccaaaacttttgtggcccattaatgatcagGCATGTTTTTTATAGTATGAtctacctgataattggatataatagatttttggaataattccctaaactgatctagaaaaacgggtggacggcgtggattcaggTTGACCCATGgtaaccccacggtaagggcctcaCCGTCTTTGGTGAGGTCGGGGTCTCACCTAACCAACTCTACTCTTCCCTCGTCTTTCTCTCAGAAAATCGACCGTCGATAATTACAAAGGTCATTTTCGTCATTTCTTACGCCCAAACACTAAGAAACGAGTTACGAGTCAACTCTCTTTGACCAAACACGCATTAAAAACCCCTCCCCATCTCTCGCTTCCTGAACTACAGCAACATCATCTCTCCCGACATTCCTGtccaacaaaatcaaataaaaccacccgaacacacccaaaaaaaagtccagtccagaaaaatctcacTTCTACGGTTCTACCCATACCATTCTCATCAAATCACACTCATGGCGAGGAAAGGAATGAGGAGTCTCTTCTTCCACCACCATCCGTCAAAACCTGCTTCCTCTTCCATCCCCTCCTCTCCTTCCCATACTCGGCCCTCCTCCCCTTCTTACTCCCATACCCGTCCCACCTCCCCTCTCTTCCCCACCTTCTCCGAATCAATCATGGATGGAAAGCTCACCGCCGCTGAAGCCATcatcatcaagtgggacccagatTCATCTTCCTACATTAAGTTCACATCCCTCTTCTATGAAGACGGCCATGAAGCGAGAGAATTCCTACGATCAGTAAAAGACCTGCAGCAATCCATGCATTTCTACATAAATCAAAACTCCAGCTCTCAGAAGCTCATCCTCTCTCAGGTTCTCATGCAGATAGCCATGAAACGGCTTAAGAAAGAATTCCAACAGATCCTGACTGCTAATCGTGATCATCTGGACCCGGAGTTGGTGTCTGCTTGCAGCTCGACCACAACAAGATCGAGCGTTTCAGATTATGAGGACGATTCGGGGTCTGAGGACGAAATCCAGACTCCTGGTAACTCAATTCAGGAAGTCGAACGGGAGGCATCGGTTGCCATGTTGGACCTCCAGGCCATTGCCGAGTGCATGATCTCATCTGGGTATGGCAAGGAATGTGTGAATATTTACAACACCATTAGAAAATCGATCGTGGATGAAGGAATTTATCGTCTTGGGTTCAAACGGATTCGTTCAAATCATATACAGAAGACGGACTGGGAGGTCTTGGAACATGAGATCAAGAACTGGGTGAACGTGATCAAGATAGCAGTTAACACACTTTTCTTCGGCGAAAGGATCCTATGTGATCATGTCTTTGGGGCCTCAAACACGATCAAAGAGTCTTGCTTCTCTGCAATCGCCAAGGAGGCTGCAACCTACCTCTTCACATTCCCAGAAGTCGTCACAAAGTGCAGAAAATCACCTGAGAAGATGTTCCGATTCTTGGACATCTATAACACAATCTCTGAGCTTTGGCCGGATATCGAGTCCATCTTCTCGTATGAATTGACATCCACCGTCCGATCGCAGGCTATAAACTCTCTCATCAAACTTGGTGAAGGAGTCCGAACCATGCTAACCAAATTCGAATCGGCAATACAAAAGGATTCATCACGATCGCCTGTCCCAGGTGGTGGGCTCCACCCACTGACACGATATGTGATGAACTATTTATGTTTCCTTGGTGACTACAGTGATATCCTCTCTGATATCTTTACTAACTATCCACAGCTAGTGCAGAGTCCATCACCAGAGACATTGCTCCGAAATTCAAGCACTGTGGAGAATCCGCTTTCAGCGATCTCGACCAGACTCGAATGGCTTATCTTGGTCCTTCTTTGTAAGCTCGACAGAAAAGCAGAACTCTACAAAGATATTGCATTGTCGTATCTCTTCCTCGCAAACAATGTACAATATGTGGTATCAAAAGTACGCGGTTGTGATCTACATTACATACTCGGTGATCAGTGGATTCACAATCACGAGTCAAAAGTCCATCAGTATGCAGCAAATTACGAGCGGATAGCTTGGAGCAAGGTGGCCTCCACACTACCAGAGAATCCAACGGCCGAGATGGAACCCCAGATTGTAAAAGAGCGGTTTCAGGAGTTCAATTCGGCCTTCGATGCTGTGTATCGGGTCCAGTCTGGGTGGATCGTGCCAGACGGGAAATTAAGGGACAACATTAAAGTTTCGGTGGCCACGAAGATTGTACCAGCATATCGTGCATTTTATGGAAAGTATAGGGTTCTGTTGAGAGGTGAGGGTAGCAATTTGGTGAGATTTTCACCATATGATTTGGAGAAATATTTGTCGGATCTGTTTCAGGGAAATGGAAATTCGGGTTCGGTATCTGTATCGGGTTCTTCGTTACACTCGCAGGGGTCATGGTGAGCGGTATATTCATACGGTTTTGTATAGGTATTTATATTGAAACTTGTTGTTCGATAATACGAGACGTGGGATAATTTCTGTGCCGTGAATTACCggtttattttgaagaaagttGAGAAACCACATTTAAATGAGGAAAACTTGATACTCTTGCAAAGCGTTCGATGATACGTACGCCCTTAGAAACTACGTATCGATTGCATTTAATTGGATATATGGTATGCTTATAATAATCCTGAACTTTAGTACTC belongs to Magnolia sinica isolate HGM2019 chromosome 8, MsV1, whole genome shotgun sequence and includes:
- the LOC131254149 gene encoding exocyst complex component EXO70H1-like is translated as MARKGMRSLFFHHHPSKPASSSIPSSPSHTRPSSPSYSHTRPTSPLFPTFSESIMDGKLTAAEAIIIKWDPDSSSYIKFTSLFYEDGHEAREFLRSVKDLQQSMHFYINQNSSSQKLILSQVLMQIAMKRLKKEFQQILTANRDHLDPELVSACSSTTTRSSVSDYEDDSGSEDEIQTPGNSIQEVEREASVAMLDLQAIAECMISSGYGKECVNIYNTIRKSIVDEGIYRLGFKRIRSNHIQKTDWEVLEHEIKNWVNVIKIAVNTLFFGERILCDHVFGASNTIKESCFSAIAKEAATYLFTFPEVVTKCRKSPEKMFRFLDIYNTISELWPDIESIFSYELTSTVRSQAINSLIKLGEGVRTMLTKFESAIQKDSSRSPVPGGGLHPLTRYVMNYLCFLGDYSDILSDIFTNYPQLVQSPSPETLLRNSSTVENPLSAISTRLEWLILVLLCKLDRKAELYKDIALSYLFLANNVQYVVSKVRGCDLHYILGDQWIHNHESKVHQYAANYERIAWSKVASTLPENPTAEMEPQIVKERFQEFNSAFDAVYRVQSGWIVPDGKLRDNIKVSVATKIVPAYRAFYGKYRVLLRGEGSNLVRFSPYDLEKYLSDLFQGNGNSGSVSVSGSSLHSQGSW